The following are encoded in a window of Candidatus Cloacimonadota bacterium genomic DNA:
- a CDS encoding peptidylprolyl isomerase, translating to MHTNKGNISLELYRDKAPITVENFITYINEDFFDGLIFHRVISNFMIQGGGFTPENEHKEATHDPIKNEATNGLKNERGTIAMARTGRPHSATSQFFINVKDNVFLNHTNKGNGYGYAVFGKVTVGLDVIDVIKDVPTGVNSALGMQDWPKEDIIIQNIEIVK from the coding sequence ATGCACACAAATAAGGGAAATATTTCCCTCGAACTGTATAGGGACAAAGCGCCGATCACAGTTGAAAATTTCATCACTTATATCAATGAGGATTTCTTTGACGGGCTGATTTTTCATCGTGTTATTTCAAACTTTATGATTCAGGGCGGTGGATTTACTCCGGAAAACGAACACAAAGAAGCCACCCACGATCCTATAAAAAATGAAGCCACAAACGGTTTGAAGAACGAGAGAGGAACAATAGCGATGGCAAGAACCGGCAGACCTCACTCCGCCACTTCTCAGTTTTTTATCAATGTAAAAGACAACGTTTTTCTCAATCATACAAATAAAGGAAATGGATACGGATATGCGGTTTTCGGTAAAGTTACAGTCGGTTTGGATGTAATTGACGTAATCAAAGACGTTCCAACCGGTGTAAATTCCGCCTTGGGAATGCAGGATTGGCCAAAAGAAGATATAATTATCCAGAACATCGAAATAGTAAAATAA
- the alaS gene encoding alanine--tRNA ligase, with translation MKSSNGIRNQFIQFFKDKGHEVVRSAPIVPINDPTLLFTNAGMNQFKDIFLGKGTREYSRAVNSQKCLRAGGKHNDLEEVGKDDFHHTFFEMLGNWSFGDYYKKEAIKWAWELITEIWQIPKEKLFATVHYDDAEAFELWQTETDISPENILKFGDKDNFWEMGDTGPCGPCSEIHYDRGVEHCSKIMENNHVCEVNGDCGRFVEIWNLVFIQYNRLGDGELINLPQKHVDTGAGFERLVAIIQNKYSNYETDLFMPILRKIEELSGMKYDDNPRAFRVIADHIRALSFSIADGVLPSNIGRGYVIRRILRRAFRYGRLLNFKQPFLYKLFDVVLEVMGKHFRELQEKQDHIKMTIQAEEKRFNITLDTGIEKFNEIVSGLEVGSIISAKDAFKLYDTYGFPLDLTRIMAEERNLNVNEKGFEIEMEQQKERTRESSKFDMGTEKIKNLGIQNKAKTKFVGYSADKIVTQINHFFKDEENNVIIVLEETPFYAESGGQIADTGKIYNDNYEFYIQDVQKENGVYYHFGKLVFGEFQENNEEVVAEVDLEKRKDISRNHTATHLLHAALRKVLGKHLHQKGSYVSADRVRFDFTHFQPVTKEELDEVEEIVCQKILKNIKINSYYDDLENARKKGAMALFGEKYDKEVRVIEIGKFSLELCGGLHCNSTGDIGFVKIISESSIASGVRRIEAVSGKGAYKQIKSTEEVLENILIALNSSSEDAVKKIQNIESENKKMQKELAKFELQNINKTLDRLIKNAKKIDGFKVVAGRISANDSGQMRDSADQIKRKIRSGIGILFSVINGKVSIICTVTDDLKNKYPAGKIVREVAKIVDGKGGGKPDMAMGGGKHVDKIDEAIKMVSKIILNIETS, from the coding sequence ATGAAATCTAGTAATGGAATCAGAAATCAGTTTATACAGTTTTTTAAAGATAAAGGGCATGAAGTTGTCCGCTCCGCTCCGATAGTTCCGATTAACGACCCAACTTTGCTTTTCACAAATGCAGGGATGAACCAGTTCAAAGATATTTTTCTCGGAAAAGGAACGAGAGAATATTCGCGTGCAGTTAACTCTCAGAAATGCCTGCGTGCCGGCGGAAAACATAACGACCTTGAGGAAGTGGGCAAAGATGATTTTCATCATACGTTTTTCGAGATGCTTGGAAATTGGTCGTTTGGGGATTATTATAAAAAAGAAGCAATAAAATGGGCGTGGGAACTTATAACTGAAATTTGGCAAATTCCAAAAGAAAAACTTTTTGCTACTGTTCATTATGATGATGCGGAAGCATTTGAATTGTGGCAAACGGAAACAGATATTTCTCCTGAAAACATTTTAAAATTCGGCGATAAAGATAATTTTTGGGAGATGGGTGATACCGGTCCTTGCGGACCATGTTCCGAAATTCATTACGATAGAGGGGTAGAACATTGCTCAAAAATAATGGAAAATAACCATGTTTGCGAGGTTAATGGTGATTGTGGAAGATTTGTGGAAATATGGAATCTTGTTTTTATTCAATACAACCGATTGGGAGATGGAGAGCTAATTAATTTACCACAAAAGCATGTTGATACCGGTGCTGGCTTTGAGCGTCTTGTGGCAATTATTCAAAATAAATATTCAAATTATGAAACAGATCTTTTCATGCCAATTCTCAGGAAAATCGAGGAACTGTCCGGCATGAAATACGACGATAATCCACGTGCTTTTAGAGTTATTGCAGATCATATTCGCGCTCTGTCTTTTTCCATTGCAGATGGAGTGTTGCCGTCAAATATTGGGAGGGGTTACGTAATCAGACGAATTCTCCGTCGTGCATTTCGCTATGGGAGATTGCTAAATTTCAAGCAACCATTCCTTTACAAACTTTTTGATGTTGTGCTTGAAGTGATGGGAAAACATTTTCGAGAATTACAGGAAAAGCAAGATCACATTAAAATGACTATCCAAGCAGAGGAAAAACGTTTTAATATAACCCTTGATACCGGAATCGAAAAATTCAACGAGATCGTTTCCGGTTTGGAGGTGGGTTCGATAATTTCCGCTAAAGATGCTTTCAAACTTTATGACACCTACGGATTCCCCCTTGACCTTACTCGTATAATGGCAGAAGAAAGAAATCTGAATGTTAATGAAAAAGGCTTTGAAATAGAGATGGAGCAGCAGAAAGAACGTACTCGCGAATCATCAAAATTTGATATGGGAACAGAGAAAATTAAGAATCTGGGGATACAAAACAAGGCAAAGACAAAATTTGTAGGTTACAGTGCCGATAAAATAGTTACACAAATCAATCATTTTTTTAAAGATGAAGAAAACAACGTGATTATTGTGCTTGAGGAAACTCCGTTTTATGCTGAATCCGGTGGACAAATCGCAGATACCGGAAAAATTTATAACGATAATTATGAGTTTTATATTCAGGACGTTCAAAAAGAGAATGGGGTTTATTATCATTTTGGCAAACTGGTATTCGGCGAATTTCAAGAAAATAATGAAGAGGTCGTTGCAGAAGTTGATCTGGAAAAAAGAAAAGATATTTCCAGAAATCATACCGCAACTCATCTTTTGCATGCGGCTTTGCGAAAAGTTCTTGGGAAGCATCTTCACCAAAAAGGCTCCTACGTCTCCGCAGATAGAGTGCGTTTTGATTTCACTCATTTCCAACCCGTAACTAAAGAAGAATTGGATGAAGTGGAAGAAATTGTTTGTCAAAAGATTCTGAAAAACATTAAAATCAATTCGTATTACGACGATTTGGAAAATGCAAGAAAAAAAGGTGCTATGGCTCTGTTTGGTGAAAAATACGACAAGGAAGTGAGAGTGATAGAGATTGGTAAATTTTCTCTTGAACTTTGTGGAGGGCTTCATTGCAATTCTACCGGGGATATAGGCTTCGTTAAAATTATTTCGGAAAGTTCCATTGCATCGGGAGTGCGTCGAATTGAGGCTGTTAGTGGCAAAGGAGCTTATAAGCAAATAAAATCCACAGAAGAAGTTCTTGAAAATATTCTCATTGCTTTGAATTCCAGCAGCGAAGATGCAGTTAAGAAAATTCAAAATATTGAATCTGAAAACAAAAAAATGCAAAAAGAACTGGCAAAATTTGAATTGCAAAATATAAATAAAACGTTGGATAGACTAATCAAAAATGCAAAAAAAATTGATGGGTTCAAAGTTGTTGCCGGACGTATTTCAGCAAATGATTCGGGACAAATGCGAGATTCCGCAGACCAAATAAAGAGGAAGATTAGAAGCGGAATCGGTATCCTTTTTTCAGTGATTAACGGGAAAGTTTCCATCATTTGCACGGTAACAGATGATTTGAAAAATAAATATCCCGCAGGGAAAATCGTCCGTGAGGTTGCTAAAATAGTTGATGGTAAAGGTGGCGGAAAACCTGATATGGCAATGGGTGGCGGGAAACATGTTGATAAAATAGATGAAGCAATAAAAATGGTTAGTAAAATAATTTTGAACATTGAAACATCATAA
- a CDS encoding LPP20 family lipoprotein produces the protein MKKIVGIILLMVFVVSMFGCGGGKKMVKEDNVPDWFLNAPSDPDYLYAANSATSSRMQIAIDKAKSGARLAIAQQLEVKVKGLTKKFEEEIGSGDNTELNEFFSQTMKSITSQSLSGSRISKKEIDSESSGQYRAYVLMELPLNDLKANIVKSVKKNKNLYERFRASKAFDEMNKEVKDFEKSQKE, from the coding sequence ATGAAAAAAATCGTTGGAATTATTCTGCTCATGGTATTCGTAGTTTCTATGTTTGGTTGCGGTGGCGGGAAAAAAATGGTAAAAGAAGATAATGTTCCCGACTGGTTTTTAAACGCTCCCTCAGATCCCGATTATCTATATGCTGCAAATTCTGCAACATCTTCTCGTATGCAGATTGCAATAGACAAAGCAAAATCAGGTGCAAGACTGGCTATTGCACAACAGTTAGAAGTAAAAGTTAAGGGATTAACTAAAAAATTTGAAGAGGAAATCGGTTCAGGCGATAATACAGAATTGAATGAATTTTTTAGCCAAACCATGAAGTCAATAACCAGCCAATCATTAAGCGGCAGCAGAATAAGTAAGAAAGAAATCGACTCCGAGAGCAGCGGACAGTATCGTGCTTATGTTTTAATGGAACTCCCTTTAAATGATTTAAAAGCGAATATTGTTAAAAGCGTGAAAAAGAACAAAAATTTGTATGAACGTTTTCGGGCATCAAAAGCATTTGATGAGATGAACAAAGAAGTAAAAGACTTTGAAAAATCACAAAAGGAATAA
- a CDS encoding ROK family protein — protein MKFDNDKRIVMTLDAGGTNFVFSAIQANREIIKPKAVSAQYENLSDLLHLIINGFWGVYKELRDKPAAISFGFPGPIDAPKGIIGDLENIPCFRGGVALGPMLENHFGIPVFINNDADLFTYGEAIGGLLPTINSKLEMTGSLKKYKNLLGVTLGTGFGGGFVQDGKMLMGDNSSQAEINRMRNVLYPNCSVEESVSIRGIKRVYHRESKLDNNSEISSKDIYEIGIGERDGNPEAAKTAFEELATAAADSLANASTLFDGLVVLGGGISAAHKLFLPKLVSEMNSKFRKMNGENLDRLEVEVFNLESDEHLKQFLKGNPKEIKIPFSEKTIVYDSKKRIGVGVSKLGTSFAVSLGAYAFALDKLDNLS, from the coding sequence ATGAAATTTGATAACGATAAAAGGATTGTAATGACCCTTGATGCCGGAGGAACAAATTTTGTTTTTTCTGCAATACAAGCCAACCGGGAAATTATCAAACCGAAAGCGGTTTCCGCTCAATATGAAAATTTATCGGATTTGCTTCATTTAATTATAAACGGTTTTTGGGGAGTTTATAAAGAACTCAGGGATAAACCTGCTGCTATTAGTTTTGGCTTTCCCGGTCCAATTGATGCACCAAAAGGTATAATCGGTGATTTGGAAAATATTCCATGTTTTCGCGGCGGGGTTGCTTTGGGACCAATGCTCGAAAACCATTTCGGGATTCCTGTTTTTATCAATAATGATGCTGATCTTTTTACTTACGGTGAAGCTATTGGGGGTTTATTACCAACCATAAATTCTAAATTGGAAATGACCGGTTCTTTGAAAAAATATAAGAACTTGCTCGGAGTAACTTTGGGGACGGGATTTGGTGGCGGATTTGTTCAGGATGGAAAAATGCTAATGGGGGATAATTCTTCTCAAGCAGAAATCAACAGGATGCGAAATGTCCTTTATCCAAATTGCAGCGTAGAAGAAAGCGTGAGCATTCGTGGTATAAAACGTGTTTATCATCGCGAATCAAAACTTGATAATAATTCCGAAATATCTTCCAAAGATATTTATGAAATAGGGATCGGAGAGCGTGATGGTAACCCGGAAGCTGCCAAAACTGCTTTTGAAGAATTGGCAACAGCAGCCGCAGACTCACTGGCAAATGCTAGCACTCTTTTCGATGGATTAGTTGTTCTTGGCGGTGGAATTTCGGCAGCTCACAAACTTTTTTTGCCAAAATTGGTAAGTGAGATGAATTCTAAATTCCGGAAAATGAACGGTGAAAATCTCGATCGTTTGGAAGTAGAAGTGTTTAATCTCGAATCGGATGAGCACTTGAAGCAATTTTTAAAAGGAAATCCGAAAGAAATAAAAATTCCATTTAGTGAGAAAACGATTGTGTATGATTCAAAAAAACGTATCGGAGTCGGAGTTTCCAAACTCGGAACCAGCTTTGCTGTTTCTCTCGGAGCATATGCCTTTGCTTTGGATAAATTAGATAATTTGAGTTAA
- the accB gene encoding acetyl-CoA carboxylase biotin carboxyl carrier protein — protein MKESRIEEVVSVSYLQSIFREMKKYDISSLSVNNRGQSFEIKTNLGDSKSEIVEKLSTQDTRQNDKTENQEKITDIENSAVSIDEETHDDNIHEIKTPIVGTFYRSSSPETAPFVEVGSRVKKDQTLCIVEAMKAMNEIQSDVDGVIEEILVANSNMVEFDQPLFKIRLGD, from the coding sequence ATGAAAGAATCACGAATTGAAGAAGTCGTATCTGTTTCTTATCTGCAATCAATTTTTAGAGAGATGAAAAAATACGATATTTCGAGCCTCTCTGTAAATAATAGAGGGCAGAGTTTCGAAATTAAAACAAATTTGGGAGACAGCAAATCGGAAATTGTAGAAAAACTTTCAACTCAAGATACTCGGCAAAATGACAAAACTGAAAATCAGGAAAAAATTACTGATATTGAAAATAGCGCAGTATCAATAGACGAAGAAACCCACGACGATAATATTCATGAGATCAAAACCCCAATCGTGGGAACTTTTTACCGCTCTTCTTCACCTGAAACCGCCCCGTTTGTAGAAGTTGGTTCAAGAGTTAAAAAGGATCAAACCCTCTGCATTGTGGAAGCCATGAAAGCCATGAACGAAATACAATCGGATGTTGATGGCGTAATCGAAGAAATATTGGTCGCAAACTCAAATATGGTTGAATTTGACCAACCTCTTTTTAAAATACGACTCGGCGATTAA